Within Gilvibacter sp. SZ-19, the genomic segment GAGGTAGTAGACACTATTGCTCAAGGCGATGTTATGGAAAAAGTCGAGATTGTTCGTGTTGGTGATGACGCAAAGAGCTGGAATGCGGTAGAAGCTTTCCGTTTGTTCAACGGCGCAAAGGCAGAACGCGAAGCTGCAGCCAAAGCCGCTGCCGAGCAAGCCATGAAAGATCTAACGGCTGGTTTCGATAAGACAGACAGTGGGTTGTATTACAAACTCATTCAAGAGGGCAGTGGTGCCAAGGCTGAGGCGGGTAAGACAGTCGCTGTACATTACAAAGGTATGTTGGCAGACGGTATGGTCTTCGATTCTTCTTACAACCGCGGAACACCGATCGAATTCCCATTAGGCATGGGACAGGTTATTCCAGGTTGGGACGAAGGTATCCAACTTTTAAAAGTTGGAGACAAAGCCCGTTTGGTCATCCCTTCTGAATTAGGCTATGGAAGCCGAGGCGCTGGAGGTGTGATTCCTCCGAATGCCACCTTGGTCTTCGATGTAGAACTCATGGAAGTTAAATAAAAAGAAAAGCGGCGCAAAAGGCCGCTTTTTTTATATCTCTTGGTCAACCGTATCGGTGACAACGTAATAACGCGGATCGTCTATAGAACGCTCTATGATGGTCTCAAAACGCGGATTGGCTTTGAGCAGTAAAGCAATACAATCCGGGCTCAAATGAGTGAGCTTTACCTGCTTGCCTTGTTGTATATAGCGGTTGGCTATTCCTCTTAAGGCTTCAATGCCCGAATGATCACTTACTTTAGATTCCATAAAATCGATCTCTACTTGAGTGGGGTCGTTCTTTACATCGAACTTGCCGTTAAAGTTCTGAACCGATCCGAAGAACAAAGGTCCCCAGATCTCATAGACCTTAGTGCCGTCTTCTTTGATCTGTTTCCGCGCACGGATCATGGTGGCGTTTTTCCAGGCAAATACCAGCGCGGAGATAATTACTCCAGACAGCACTGCAATAGCGAGATCTTTCCA encodes:
- a CDS encoding peptidylprolyl isomerase produces the protein MQDGIYAKFTTTKGEILVQLTYDKTPGTVGNFVALAEGNLENGAKPQGQPYYDGLKFHRVINDFMIQGGDPNGTGSGGPGYNFDDEFHPELKHDGPGVLSMANAGPGTNGSQFFITHVETPWLDNKHTVFGKVTEGQEVVDTIAQGDVMEKVEIVRVGDDAKSWNAVEAFRLFNGAKAEREAAAKAAAEQAMKDLTAGFDKTDSGLYYKLIQEGSGAKAEAGKTVAVHYKGMLADGMVFDSSYNRGTPIEFPLGMGQVIPGWDEGIQLLKVGDKARLVIPSELGYGSRGAGGVIPPNATLVFDVELMEVK